One window from the genome of Equus quagga isolate Etosha38 unplaced genomic scaffold, UCLA_HA_Equagga_1.0 270_RagTag, whole genome shotgun sequence encodes:
- the LOC124233910 gene encoding lysine-specific demethylase PHF2, translated as MEEHGFTEPILVPKKDGLGLAVPAPTFYVSDVENYVGPERSVDVTDVTKQKDCKMKLKEFVDYYYSTNRKRVLNLTNLEFSDTRMSSFVEPPDIVKKLSWVDNYWPDDALLAKPKVTKYCLICVKDSYTDFHIDSGGASAWYHVLKGEKIFYLIKPASANISLYERWQSASNHSEMFFADQVDKCYKCTLKQGQTLFIPSGWIYATLTPVDCLAFAGHFLHSLSVEMQMRAYEVERRLKLGSLTQFPNFETACWYMGKHLLEAFKGSHKSGKQLPPHLVQGAKILNGAFRSWTKKQALAEHEDELPEHFKPSQLIKDLAKEIRLSETASKAARPEVTTAVSSDEVCFGDREKEEPPSPIEASPPRSFLEKMSKKKTPKAVKMPKPSKVPKPPKPPKPPKSLKLKDGGKKKGKKCRGAASPTIPNLDLLEAHTKEALTKIEPPKKGKATKSVLSVPNKEVISTQNDVERLEIREQTKSKSEAKWKYKNSKPDSLLKMEEEQKLEKSPLSGNKDTKFSFSFSNKKLLGSKALKPQPSPGVFGALQNFKEDKPQPVRDEYEYVSDDGELKIDEFPIRRKKNAPKRDLSFLLDKKEALPTPVTKPKLDSALYKSDDSSDEGSLRIDTDTKPARNAKVKKDGGGSAAGILDLLQASEEVGALDYNPSSQPPASPSTQEAIQGMLSMANLQASDSCLQTAWGAGQAKGSSLAAHGARKNGAGGKSAGKRLLKRAAKSSVDLDDYEEEQDHLDACFKDSDYVYPSLESDEDSPVFKSRSKKRKGSDDAPYSPTARVGPSVPRQDRPVREGTRVASIETGLAAAAAKLSQQEEQKSRKKKNTKRKLTPNTASPSASASTTSASTTSASTTSASTTSASTTSASTTSASITPASTTPASTSTASSQASQEGSSPEPLPESHSSSLADHEYTAAGAFAGAQAGRTSQPMAPGVFLTQRRPSASSPNNTAAKGKRTKKGMATAKQRLGKILKIHRNGKLLL; from the exons AATGTCCAGCTTCGTGGAGCCGCCTGACATCGTGAAGAAACTGTCCTGGGTGGACAACTACTGGCCAGACGACGCGCTGCTGGCCAAGCCCAAGGTGACCAAGTACTGCCTCATCTGCGTGAAGGACAGCTACACCGACTTTCACATCGACTCCGGGGGTGCCTCCGCCTGGTACCACGTGCTCAAG GGGGAGAAGATCTTTTATCTCATCAAGCCGGCTTCCGCCAACATCTCCCTTTATGAGCGCTGGCAGTCGGCCTCCAACCACAGCGAGATGTTCTTTGCCGACCAGGTGGACAAATGCTACAAGTGTACCCTCAAGCAGGGCCAGACGCTCTTCATCCCCTCCG GCTGGATTTACGCCACACTCACACCCGTGGACTGCCTGGCCTTCGCGGGACATTTCCTCCACAGCCTGAGCGTGGAGATGCAGATGAG AGCGTACGAGGTGGAAAGAAGGTTGAAACTGGGCAGCCTGACTCAGTTTCCCAACTTCGAAACAGCCTGCTGGTACATGGGGAAGCACCTGCTGGAGGCCTTCAAAG GTTCTCACAAATCCGGGAAGCAGCTGCCCCCTCACCTAGTCCAGGGAGCGAAAATTCTCAATGGTGCTTTCAGGTCATGGACAAAAAAGCAG GCTTTGGCGGAGCATGAGGACGAGCTTCCGGAGCACTTCAAGCCCTCGCAGCTCATCAAAGACCTCGCCAAGGAGATCCGGCTCAgcgag acTGCCTCCAAGGCTGCCCGACCTGAAGTGACCACTGCCGTCTCCTCAGATGAGGTCTGTTTTGGGGACCGGGAGAAGGAGGAGCCCCCATCCCCCATTGAGGCCAGCCCTCCTCGGTCCTTCCTGGAGAAAATGTCCAAAAAGAAGACTCCCAAAGCCGTGAAGATGCCCAAGCCATCCAAAGTCCCCAAGCCCCCCAAGCCCCCGAAGCCCCCCAAGTCACTGAAGCTCAAGGACGGGggcaagaagaaagggaagaagtgCAGGGGGGCCgcctcccccaccatccccaACCTGGACCTGCTGGAGGCCCACACCAAGGAGGCACTGACCAAGATCGAGCCGCCCAAGAAGGGCAAG GCTACAAAGAGCGTCCTGAGTGTGCCCAACAAGGAGGTGATCAGCACACAGAACGACGTGGAGAGGCTAGAAATCCGAGAGCAAACTAAGAGCAAGTCGGAGGCCAAGTGGAAGTACAAG AACAGCAAACCCGACTCCCtgctgaagatggaggaagagcagAAGTTGGAGAAGTCTCCTCTGTCAGGGAACAAGGACACCAAGTTCTCGTTTTCCTTCTCCAACAAGAAACTCCTGGG CTCCAAGGCCCTCAAGCCGCAGCCGAGCCCGGGGGTGTTCGGGGCTTTGCAGAACTTCAAGGAGGACAAGCCGCAGCCCGTGCGGGACGAGTACGAGTACGTGTCGGACGACGGGGAGCTCAAGATCGACGAGTTTCCCATCCGGAGGAAGAAGAATGCCCCCAAGAGGGACTTGTCCT TCTTACTGGACAAGAAGGAGGCGCTGCCCACACCCGTCACGAAGCCGAAGCTGGACTCTGCGCTGTACAAG AGCGACGACTCCTCTGACGAGGGCTCACTGCGCATCGACACGGACACGAAGCCCGCCCGCAACGCCAAGGTGAAGAAGGACGGTGGGGGCTCGGCCGCGGGCATCCTGGACCTGCTGCAGGCCAGCGAGGAGGTGGGCGCGCTCGACTACAACCCCAGCAG ccAGCCCCCGGCCTCCCCCAGCACGCAGGAAGCCATTCAGGGGATGCTGTCCATGGCCAACCTGCAGGCCTCCGACTCCTGCCTGCAGACCGCATGGGGCGCCGGCCAGGCCAAGGGCAGCTCCCTGGCGGCCCACGGCGCCCGGAAGAATGGGGCTGGTGGCAAGAGCGCGGGCAAGCGGCTGCTGAAGAGGGCGGCCAAGAGCAGCGTGGACCTGGACGACTATGAGGAGGAACAGGACCACCTGGACGCCTGCTTCAAGGACTCGGACTACG TTTACCCCTCCCTGGAGTCCGACGAGGACAGCCCCGTCTTCAAGTCTCGGTCCAAAAAGAGGAAAGGCTCGGACGACGCTCCCTACAGCCCGACAG CGAGGGTCGGCCCATCGGTGCCAAGGCAGGACAGGCCTGTGCGTGAGGGGACCAGAGTGGCCTCCATCGAGACCGGGCTGGCAGCCGCTGCGGCCAAGCTGTCCCAACAG GAGGaacagaaaagcaggaagaaaaaaaacaccaaaaggaAGCTGACTCCCAACACCGCctccccctctgcctctgccagcaCCACCTCGGCCTCTACCACCTCGGCCAGCACCACCTCGGCCTCTACCACCTCGGCTTCCACCACCTCGGCCTCCACCACCTCGGCCTCCATCACCCCGGCCTCCACCACCCCGGCCTCCACCAGCACGGCCAGCAGCCAGGCCTCGCAGGAGGGCAGCTCGCCTGAGCCCCTGCCGGAGTCGCACAGCAGCAGCCTGGCTGACCATGAGTACACGGCAGCCGGTGCCTTTGCCGGGGCCCAGGCTGGCCGCACCTCCCAGCCCATGGCCCCCGGGGTCTTCCTCACACAGAGGCGGCCCTCTGCGTCGTCCCCCAACAACACTGCTGCCAAAG GAAAACGTACAAAAAAGGGCATGGCCACCGCCAAGCAGAGGCttgggaaaattttgaaaattcatcGGAACGGGAAGCTGCTCCTTTAA